In Cryptomeria japonica chromosome 10, Sugi_1.0, whole genome shotgun sequence, a genomic segment contains:
- the LOC131033325 gene encoding uncharacterized protein LOC131033325 isoform X6 → MAEDAAAVFSEPPHFTAGGVKEKEKGKRWEGSAVFALAGLSNMCGSFVTNPVNVVKVRMQLDGALSSTQERQYRGLVSGFFQIGREEGIRGLWRGTGAALMREASYSSIRMGAYEPFKRALGGHDPAHTPLWIKVTAGSAAGIVGSAVANPTDVVIVRMQASSPGRGAIGG, encoded by the exons ATGGCGGAAGATGCTGCTGCTGTGTTCTCAGAACCTCCTCATTTCACTG CAGGTGGTGTGAAGGAGAAGGAAAAGGGAAAGCGGTGGGAGGGGAGTGCTGTGTTCGCATTAGCAGGGTTGAGTAACATGTGTGGCTCCTTTGTTACCAACCCTGTCAATGTCGTTAAAGTTCGGATGCAGCTTGATGGAGCCCTCTCCTCGACACAG GAGCGTCAATATAGAGGACTTGTGTCAGGATTTTTTCAGATTGGCAGGGAAGAAGGGATAAGAGGGTTATGGAGAGGCACAGGAGCTGCTTTAATGCGAGAGGCCTCATACTCAAGCATTCGCATGGGAGCCTATGAACCTTTTAAGAGG GCTTTAGGTGGACATGATCCAGCACACACTCCGCTTTGGATTAAGGTTACTGCAGGGTCAGCTGCAGGGATTGTTGGAAGTGCAGTAGCAAACCCAACAGATGTTGTGATTGTCCGAATGCAAGCATCATCTCCTGGAAGAGGAGCTATAGGAG
- the LOC131033325 gene encoding uncharacterized protein LOC131033325 isoform X5 — MAEDAAAVFSEPPHFTAGGVKEKEKGKRWEGSAVFALAGLSNMCGSFVTNPVNVVKVRMQLDGALSSTQERQYRGLVSGFFQIGREEGIRGLWRGTGAALMREASYSSIRMGAYEPFKRALGGHDPAHTPLWIKVTAGSAAGIVGSAVANPTDVVIVRMQASSPGRGAIGGECLGLLVVE; from the exons ATGGCGGAAGATGCTGCTGCTGTGTTCTCAGAACCTCCTCATTTCACTG CAGGTGGTGTGAAGGAGAAGGAAAAGGGAAAGCGGTGGGAGGGGAGTGCTGTGTTCGCATTAGCAGGGTTGAGTAACATGTGTGGCTCCTTTGTTACCAACCCTGTCAATGTCGTTAAAGTTCGGATGCAGCTTGATGGAGCCCTCTCCTCGACACAG GAGCGTCAATATAGAGGACTTGTGTCAGGATTTTTTCAGATTGGCAGGGAAGAAGGGATAAGAGGGTTATGGAGAGGCACAGGAGCTGCTTTAATGCGAGAGGCCTCATACTCAAGCATTCGCATGGGAGCCTATGAACCTTTTAAGAGG GCTTTAGGTGGACATGATCCAGCACACACTCCGCTTTGGATTAAGGTTACTGCAGGGTCAGCTGCAGGGATTGTTGGAAGTGCAGTAGCAAACCCAACAGATGTTGTGATTGTCCGAATGCAAGCATCATCTCCTGGAAGAGGAGCTATAGGAG